In Morganella morganii, the following are encoded in one genomic region:
- the glnE gene encoding bifunctional [glutamate--ammonia ligase]-adenylyl-L-tyrosine phosphorylase/[glutamate--ammonia-ligase] adenylyltransferase, with product MLPLTPILRQAAERVTARLDTGLVPYSEQEALIFAGSDFVAEQCIRHPDWLSALRNTPPQPDEWQDYAARLTEMMADAAQEEDVMRVLRLFRYQMLMRIAVMQILRRSTTEETLRQLSELAEVLIIAARDWLYQRCCADWGTPCSADGSAMPLLILGMGKLGGGELNFSSDIDLIFAYPENGVTQGGRRELENAQFFTRLGQKIIRMLDHATADGFVYRVDMRLRPFGDSGPLVFSFSALEDYYQEQGRDWERYAMVKARILGRDDSAYSETLRRMLRPFVYRRYIDFSVIQSLRNMKGMIGREVRRRGLTNNIKLGAGGIREVEFITQVFQLIRGGREPGLQTQSLHAALAEIARLGLLGEEQVAQLLDAYAYLRRLENLLQAINDSQTQTLPDSPLDQARLAQGMDAALWVDLETVLNSKMVAVHQIFTDLIGEDDEESEDETALQPFISLWESEPELTDITSLFSLNEDDAAQFLTGLQGFRQDLGKRTIGPRGRDVLDHLLPKLLAKLVSQPDAQRVLQRLTPLLLSIVSRTTYLELLLESDVVLTHVVRLCAASPMIAVQLARHPLLLDELLDPASLYQPLPLNAYRDELRQYLMRVPEDDEEQQLEALRQFKQAQLLRIAAEDITGVLPVMKVSDHLTWLAEAMIGAVVQQAWGQMVRRYGEPAHLTRDGDKGFAVIGYGKLGGWELGYSSDLDLVFLLDCPEGTQTTGPREIDARQFYLRLAQRIMHLFSTRTSSGVLYEVDARLRPSGEAGMLVSTLEAFADYQQNSAWTWEHQALIRARQVYGDEAIAARFDSIRRDILCRQRDNAQLKLDVREMREKMYQHLGSRDDSVFNIKTDPGGITDIEFIAQYLVLRFAPENKALIRWSDNVRIFELMANYDVMPEEESLRLTAAYIMMRDRLHHLSLQDKSGVVPLTEFAAEREFVRARWQHWLGE from the coding sequence ATGCTGCCGCTGACCCCGATACTCCGGCAAGCTGCTGAGCGGGTAACCGCCCGGCTTGATACCGGACTGGTGCCTTACTCTGAACAGGAAGCGCTGATTTTTGCCGGCAGTGATTTTGTGGCAGAGCAGTGTATCCGCCACCCGGACTGGCTCTCCGCCCTCCGCAATACACCACCGCAGCCGGATGAATGGCAGGATTATGCCGCCCGCCTGACGGAGATGATGGCGGATGCCGCACAGGAAGAGGATGTGATGCGGGTGCTGCGCCTGTTCCGTTATCAGATGCTGATGCGCATTGCCGTCATGCAGATCCTGCGCCGGAGCACGACAGAAGAGACGCTGCGTCAGCTCAGTGAACTGGCGGAAGTGCTGATTATCGCCGCCCGTGACTGGCTTTATCAGCGCTGTTGTGCGGACTGGGGCACACCCTGCTCGGCAGACGGCAGCGCAATGCCGCTTCTGATCCTCGGGATGGGGAAACTGGGCGGCGGCGAGCTGAATTTCTCCTCCGATATCGATCTTATTTTTGCTTATCCGGAAAACGGTGTCACACAAGGTGGCCGCCGCGAGCTGGAAAACGCGCAGTTCTTTACCCGCCTGGGACAAAAAATTATCAGAATGCTGGATCACGCCACGGCGGACGGTTTCGTCTACCGCGTGGATATGCGCCTGCGGCCGTTCGGCGACAGCGGGCCGCTGGTGTTCAGCTTCTCCGCCCTGGAAGATTATTATCAGGAGCAGGGACGCGACTGGGAGCGTTATGCGATGGTCAAAGCGCGTATCCTCGGTCGTGATGATTCTGCTTACAGTGAGACGCTGCGCCGGATGCTGCGTCCGTTTGTTTACCGCCGCTATATCGATTTCAGTGTGATCCAGTCTCTGCGCAATATGAAAGGTATGATTGGCCGCGAAGTCCGGCGGCGCGGGCTGACCAACAATATTAAACTCGGTGCCGGGGGCATCCGGGAAGTGGAATTTATCACTCAGGTCTTTCAGCTGATCCGCGGCGGACGTGAGCCGGGATTACAGACACAATCCCTGCATGCGGCACTGGCGGAAATTGCCCGTCTGGGGCTGCTCGGTGAGGAGCAGGTCGCGCAGTTGCTGGATGCTTACGCGTATCTGCGGCGGCTGGAAAATCTGCTGCAGGCCATTAATGACAGCCAGACACAGACGCTGCCGGATTCACCGCTGGATCAGGCGCGGCTGGCGCAGGGGATGGATGCCGCCTTGTGGGTGGATCTGGAAACGGTGCTGAACAGTAAAATGGTGGCAGTGCACCAGATTTTTACCGATCTTATCGGTGAGGATGATGAGGAAAGTGAGGATGAAACCGCCTTACAGCCGTTTATCTCGCTGTGGGAGAGTGAGCCGGAACTGACTGATATCACGTCACTGTTTTCCCTGAATGAAGATGATGCCGCACAGTTTCTTACCGGCTTACAGGGGTTCCGGCAGGATCTCGGCAAACGGACCATCGGGCCGCGCGGACGGGATGTGCTGGACCACCTGCTGCCCAAACTGCTGGCGAAACTGGTATCACAACCGGATGCACAGCGGGTGTTGCAGCGCCTGACACCGCTGCTGCTCAGCATTGTCAGCCGGACCACCTATCTGGAGCTGCTGCTGGAATCCGATGTGGTACTGACCCATGTGGTGCGGTTGTGTGCGGCATCCCCGATGATTGCCGTGCAACTGGCACGCCATCCGCTGCTGCTTGATGAGCTGCTGGATCCGGCCTCACTCTACCAGCCGCTGCCACTGAATGCGTACCGCGATGAGCTGCGTCAGTATCTGATGCGGGTTCCGGAAGACGATGAGGAGCAGCAGCTTGAGGCACTGCGTCAGTTTAAGCAGGCGCAGTTGTTGCGGATCGCGGCGGAAGATATCACCGGCGTGCTGCCGGTAATGAAAGTGAGTGATCACCTTACCTGGCTGGCAGAAGCGATGATCGGTGCTGTGGTGCAGCAGGCGTGGGGGCAGATGGTCAGACGTTATGGTGAACCTGCACATCTGACCCGCGACGGGGACAAAGGCTTTGCGGTGATCGGCTACGGCAAGCTGGGCGGCTGGGAGCTGGGCTACAGTTCTGATCTCGACCTGGTGTTTTTGCTGGATTGCCCGGAAGGCACACAAACCACCGGCCCGCGTGAAATCGACGCGCGGCAGTTCTATCTGCGGCTGGCGCAGCGCATTATGCATCTGTTCAGCACCCGCACATCATCCGGCGTGCTGTATGAGGTGGATGCCCGTCTGCGGCCATCCGGGGAAGCCGGGATGCTGGTCAGCACGCTGGAGGCATTTGCGGATTACCAGCAGAACAGCGCCTGGACCTGGGAGCATCAGGCGCTGATCCGTGCCCGTCAGGTGTACGGAGATGAGGCGATTGCTGCCCGTTTTGACAGCATCCGCCGCGATATTCTGTGCCGTCAGCGTGATAACGCACAGTTGAAACTGGATGTCCGTGAGATGCGCGAAAAAATGTATCAGCATCTCGGCAGCCGTGATGACAGCGTGTTTAACATCAAAACTGATCCGGGCGGGATCACGGACATTGAATTTATCGCTCAGTATCTGGTACTGCGTTTTGCACCGGAGAATAAAGCGCTGATCCGCTGGTCTGATAATGTCCGGATTTTTGAGCTGATGGCTAATTATGATGTGATGCCGGAAGAGGAGTCACTGCGGCTGACTGCGGCCTATATTATGATGCGCGACAGGCTGCATCATCTTTCTTTGCAGGATAAATCCGGCGTGGTGCCGCTGACGGAATTTGCCGCTGAGCGCGAATTTGTCCGCGCCCGCTGGCAGCACTGGCTCGGGGAATAA
- a CDS encoding inorganic triphosphatase: MSDYETELKFAVKPEAITAVIAALTAFPHQHFRAVRLTNSYFETADDTLRQWDMGLRIRGCDTEYEMTLKTAGNDIGGLHQRPEYNIPLSRPELDLAALPADVWPPETDVAALQSSLQARFTTDFAREKWLLTVNHSVVEAVLDQGSVVAGEAECPICEFEMELKEGTAADLLTAAKALAELPGLRLAGRSKAARGYWLAQGAPVPKLPELFTAWDPQTPLTDVVVRLIKQWQSLEEAWLLDADGALPALQQTLSLLLTLADHYPGAVPDFVRDCPLPEVASSLAEADAKSADVCFSPVWLQCKLAFTQWVFALWMAAPAMP; this comes from the coding sequence ATGAGCGATTACGAAACAGAACTGAAATTTGCGGTAAAACCGGAAGCCATCACGGCGGTGATCGCCGCGCTGACCGCCTTTCCTCATCAGCATTTCCGTGCTGTCCGCCTGACCAACAGCTATTTTGAAACAGCTGACGACACACTGCGGCAGTGGGATATGGGGTTGCGGATCCGGGGATGTGATACCGAATATGAAATGACCCTGAAAACGGCCGGAAATGATATCGGCGGTTTACATCAGCGTCCTGAATATAATATTCCGCTCTCCCGCCCGGAACTGGATTTAGCGGCACTGCCTGCTGATGTCTGGCCGCCGGAAACGGATGTCGCGGCGCTGCAATCATCACTGCAGGCTCGTTTTACCACGGATTTCGCCCGTGAAAAGTGGCTGCTGACAGTCAATCACAGTGTGGTGGAAGCGGTGCTGGATCAGGGCAGTGTGGTTGCCGGTGAGGCAGAATGTCCGATTTGCGAATTTGAGATGGAACTGAAAGAAGGTACAGCCGCTGATTTGCTGACAGCTGCCAAAGCTCTGGCGGAATTGCCGGGGCTGCGCCTTGCCGGGCGCAGCAAAGCGGCACGCGGCTACTGGCTGGCACAGGGCGCACCGGTACCGAAACTGCCTGAACTGTTCACAGCGTGGGATCCGCAGACCCCGCTGACCGATGTGGTTGTCCGTCTGATCAAACAGTGGCAGAGCCTGGAAGAAGCCTGGCTGCTGGATGCGGACGGTGCATTACCGGCATTGCAGCAAACCCTTTCTCTGCTGCTGACACTGGCAGACCACTATCCCGGCGCGGTGCCTGATTTCGTCCGTGACTGTCCGCTGCCGGAGGTGGCATCGTCACTGGCGGAAGCGGATGCAAAATCTGCGGATGTCTGTTTCAGTCCGGTATGGTTGCAGTGTAAACTGGCTTTCACGCAATGGGTTTTCGCACTGTGGATGGCGGCGCCTGCCATGCCGTAA
- a CDS encoding TIGR04211 family SH3 domain-containing protein has product MKKLALLPLLFAATVSITAHAEEIRYVSDDLSTYVHSGPSNRYRIAGSLNSGEKVTVLDVNNESGFVRVRDSKNRDVWLPKELLSTTPSLKERVPAMEEEIKTLRGKLANIDGTWNDKTADMQNRVAASDDIINNLKKENDSLRNQVVVAKKKLDAISVQLDDKQRDIILQWFMYGGGVAGAGLLLGLLLPHMIPRRKKKDRWMN; this is encoded by the coding sequence ATGAAAAAACTCGCCTTACTCCCTTTGCTGTTTGCAGCAACCGTCAGCATTACCGCCCATGCTGAAGAAATCCGTTATGTCTCTGATGACCTCTCCACCTATGTTCACAGCGGCCCGAGCAACCGCTATCGCATTGCCGGTTCACTCAATTCCGGAGAAAAAGTCACCGTTCTTGATGTGAATAATGAGAGCGGTTTTGTCCGTGTCCGTGACAGCAAAAACCGTGATGTCTGGTTACCGAAAGAGCTGCTGAGCACCACGCCGAGCCTGAAAGAACGCGTACCGGCCATGGAAGAAGAAATTAAAACCCTGCGCGGCAAACTCGCCAATATCGACGGCACCTGGAACGACAAAACGGCGGACATGCAAAACCGTGTGGCCGCCAGTGATGATATCATCAATAACCTGAAAAAAGAGAATGACAGCCTGCGTAATCAGGTTGTGGTCGCAAAGAAAAAACTGGATGCCATCAGTGTGCAGCTGGATGACAAACAACGCGATATTATCCTGCAATGGTTTATGTACGGCGGCGGTGTAGCCGGTGCCGGTCTGCTGCTGGGTCTGCTGCTCCCGCATATGATCCCGCGCCGCAAGAAAAAAGATCGCTGGATGAACTGA
- a CDS encoding multifunctional CCA addition/repair protein — protein MDIYLVGGAVRDALLGLPVSDRDWVVVGATPEMMLARGYQQVGRDFPVFLHPDTREEYALARTERKTGAGYTGFACYSAPDVTLEDDLQRRDLTINAIAQSVDGTLHDPYHGADDLKNRVLRHVSAAFTEDPLRVLRVARFAARFAPQGFVIAPETLALMSAITQQGELAHLTAERVWKETEKALNSPCPDIYFAVLRDCGALAVLFPELEALFSATDGQTGYDILSAALLRRTVLLTDSTDIRFAALCLYLSCHSTAEGTAAIQKMSERLRVPNPARDLALLATRDYRTVHDISHLAADDIIALFDSLDAWRKPERITQLAILCEADYRSRIAPDAADYPQGQLLAEAFALAQLVAVKPVIEAGFKGADIKAELTRRRAEAIRVWQQKSRSS, from the coding sequence GTGGATATTTATCTGGTCGGCGGCGCAGTCCGCGATGCCCTGCTGGGTCTGCCTGTCTCGGACAGAGACTGGGTGGTTGTCGGTGCCACCCCGGAAATGATGCTGGCGCGCGGCTATCAGCAGGTCGGGCGTGATTTCCCGGTATTTCTCCATCCGGATACCCGGGAGGAGTATGCGCTGGCCCGGACAGAGCGGAAAACCGGGGCCGGATATACCGGGTTTGCCTGTTACAGTGCGCCGGATGTCACGCTGGAAGATGATTTACAGCGCCGGGATCTGACCATCAATGCCATTGCCCAATCAGTTGATGGCACACTGCATGACCCGTATCACGGGGCGGATGACCTGAAAAACCGGGTGCTCCGCCATGTTTCTGCGGCGTTTACGGAAGATCCGCTGCGCGTGCTGCGCGTGGCACGCTTTGCTGCCCGTTTCGCCCCGCAGGGATTTGTTATTGCACCGGAAACCCTGGCGCTGATGTCTGCTATCACGCAGCAGGGAGAGCTTGCCCATCTGACGGCGGAGCGGGTCTGGAAAGAGACAGAAAAAGCCCTGAACAGCCCGTGCCCGGATATCTATTTTGCGGTACTGCGTGATTGCGGTGCGCTGGCAGTGCTGTTTCCGGAGCTGGAAGCCCTGTTCAGCGCCACTGACGGGCAGACAGGCTATGACATCCTGTCCGCCGCACTCCTGCGCCGGACAGTGCTTCTGACTGACAGTACAGATATCCGCTTTGCTGCGCTGTGTCTTTACCTGAGCTGTCACAGTACCGCAGAGGGAACCGCCGCAATTCAGAAGATGTCTGAGCGCCTGCGGGTGCCGAACCCGGCACGGGATCTGGCTCTGCTTGCCACCCGTGATTACCGGACTGTTCATGACATCAGCCATCTGGCCGCAGACGATATCATTGCCCTGTTTGATTCACTGGATGCCTGGCGCAAGCCGGAGCGCATCACTCAGTTGGCTATCCTTTGTGAAGCGGATTACCGCAGCCGGATAGCACCGGATGCAGCAGATTATCCGCAGGGGCAGTTACTGGCTGAGGCCTTCGCGCTTGCACAGCTGGTTGCCGTCAAACCGGTGATTGAGGCCGGTTTTAAAGGCGCGGACATCAAAGCGGAACTCACCCGCCGCCGCGCTGAGGCCATCAGAGTGTGGCAACAAAAAAGCCGTTCATCATGA
- the exbD gene encoding TonB system transport protein ExbD produces the protein MAMRLNEESDDSGELHEINVTPFIDVMLVLLIIFMVAAPLATVDIKVNLPASTAKPQPRPEKPVFLTVKADNQLLVGEQEVTKETLAQILDQTTESNKETTIFFQADKTVDYETLMGIMDALRKAGYLKVGLVGMESAEK, from the coding sequence ATGGCAATGCGTCTTAACGAAGAGTCGGATGACAGCGGCGAATTGCATGAAATTAACGTCACACCTTTTATTGATGTGATGTTGGTTCTGCTGATCATCTTTATGGTGGCCGCACCGCTGGCGACCGTTGATATTAAAGTGAATCTGCCGGCCTCAACGGCAAAACCACAGCCGCGTCCGGAAAAACCGGTCTTCCTGACGGTGAAAGCAGATAACCAGCTGCTGGTGGGCGAGCAGGAAGTCACAAAAGAAACACTGGCTCAGATCCTGGATCAGACCACGGAATCCAATAAGGAAACCACGATCTTCTTCCAGGCAGATAAAACAGTCGATTATGAAACGCTGATGGGCATTATGGATGCTCTGCGCAAAGCGGGATATCTGAAAGTCGGGTTAGTGGGTATGGAGTCGGCGGAGAAATAA
- the exbB gene encoding tonB-system energizer ExbB, whose amino-acid sequence MRNLTVSVLLALCLTGSAFADNTAAVTPATTTPVTAPAATAGQPAQTPEQPAAPVSATEVPVQEISAAPADGNRGFAAELSVISMYQGADVIVKSVMIGLIIASVITWSIFFAKGADLIASRRRIRREAAAIKDARSLDEAAAIADTFGKKSVTRMLVLDAVNERTASEKSRDLSGIKDRVTFRQERIVAGVARHMGRGNGYLATIGAISPFVGLFGTVWGIMNSFIGIAHSQTTNLAVVAPGIAEALLATALGLVAAIPAVVIYNIFARMISAYRGDLGDTAAHTILWLGRDLDLADSKAG is encoded by the coding sequence ATGCGTAATTTGACCGTTTCTGTGCTATTGGCATTATGTTTAACCGGCAGTGCATTCGCAGATAACACTGCAGCTGTCACACCAGCGACAACAACACCTGTCACCGCGCCGGCAGCAACCGCCGGTCAGCCTGCTCAGACGCCTGAACAACCGGCGGCCCCGGTATCCGCGACAGAGGTTCCTGTTCAGGAAATCAGCGCAGCACCGGCAGACGGTAACCGTGGCTTTGCGGCGGAATTGTCCGTGATTTCCATGTATCAGGGCGCGGATGTTATCGTTAAGTCGGTTATGATCGGCCTTATTATCGCCTCAGTGATTACCTGGTCCATTTTCTTTGCCAAGGGCGCGGATCTTATCGCTTCCCGCCGCCGTATCCGCCGTGAAGCGGCAGCAATCAAAGATGCCCGCTCGCTGGATGAAGCAGCTGCCATCGCCGATACATTCGGGAAAAAGAGCGTCACCCGGATGTTGGTGCTTGATGCCGTCAATGAGCGGACTGCATCAGAAAAAAGCCGTGATCTGAGCGGCATCAAAGACCGTGTGACATTCCGTCAGGAGCGTATCGTTGCCGGTGTTGCCCGTCATATGGGACGCGGTAACGGCTATCTGGCCACTATCGGGGCTATTTCACCGTTTGTCGGCCTGTTTGGTACCGTATGGGGTATCATGAACAGCTTTATCGGTATCGCTCACTCACAGACCACCAACCTCGCGGTTGTGGCCCCCGGGATTGCAGAAGCACTGCTGGCAACGGCACTGGGTCTGGTCGCGGCAATTCCTGCGGTCGTTATCTACAACATCTTTGCCCGTATGATTTCCGCTTACCGTGGTGACCTGGGTGATACCGCAGCACACACTATTTTATGGCTGGGCCGTGATCTCGACCTGGCAGACAGCAAAGCAGGGTAA
- a CDS encoding DedA family protein: protein MSSLSEIVSALWSHDFATLSNPEVLWLVYAILFTVIVLENGILPTAFLPGDTLLILSGALIAKGVMDFLPTLAILTAAAGIGSWLGFVQGRWLSDTKTVRRWMTQIPKNYHQKAEVLFNRHGLYALLIGRFLGFVRTLLPMLAGLSSLPNRRFQFFNWLSGFLWVAIITTFGYVLNQIPFVKAHEKTVMTALLLIPVFFLIVGIVASLYLLIRHYRRRRALLNRRRHRVHKK from the coding sequence ATGTCTAGTTTATCAGAGATTGTGAGTGCGCTCTGGTCTCACGATTTTGCCACACTCTCTAATCCCGAAGTCCTCTGGCTGGTTTACGCTATCCTCTTCACCGTTATTGTGCTGGAGAACGGCATTCTGCCCACCGCGTTTCTGCCCGGGGATACCCTGCTTATTTTGTCAGGCGCACTGATTGCGAAGGGCGTGATGGATTTCCTGCCGACACTGGCTATTCTGACCGCCGCCGCCGGTATCGGCAGCTGGCTGGGTTTTGTTCAGGGGCGCTGGCTGAGTGATACCAAAACCGTCAGGCGCTGGATGACGCAGATCCCGAAAAATTACCATCAGAAAGCCGAAGTGCTGTTTAACCGCCACGGCCTGTATGCCCTGCTGATCGGTCGTTTTCTCGGTTTTGTCCGTACTCTGCTGCCGATGCTGGCAGGTCTCTCCTCGCTGCCGAACCGCCGTTTCCAGTTCTTTAACTGGCTGAGCGGATTCCTCTGGGTGGCGATTATTACCACCTTCGGTTATGTGCTCAATCAGATCCCGTTTGTCAAAGCACACGAAAAAACGGTAATGACCGCACTGCTGCTGATCCCGGTCTTTTTCCTGATTGTCGGTATCGTGGCATCCCTGTATCTGCTCATCCGACACTACCGCAGACGCCGCGCCCTGCTTAACCGCAGACGCCACCGCGTCCATAAGAAATAA